aaatcgaccggtaaattgagagctttgccttttggctcagctctctctttaccaccacggaccggtacagagtccgcattactgccgacgctgcaccgatccgcctgtcgatctcgcgctccatcctctcctcactcgtgaacaagaccccaagatacttaaactcctccacttggggcaggacctcatccccgatccggagaaggcattccacccttttccgatcgaggaccatggactcggatttggaggcgctgaccctcatcccgaccgcttcacactcggctgcgaaccgctacAGCTACGAAAGATACTACAgcccaaaataaaaatagcttcAACCTGGATTCCCAAATAAATCAATTCAACTcatttcacagaaaaaaaaaaaatggagacatCTGCTTTTTACGTTTGAACTCTGGATAAGGTGAGAGGTGTCAACACATCTGGTCTTGGAGAGATGATCAGGAGGCGTTGACTGTCTTGAGTCTTCTTTAAGACAACACGTCCGTACTGACACATGGCTCGAAAAACACCTCAGCTGGGCTGTTAAGCCATACTGTACTCGTAGGGGCTAATTAGAGGTCTTTTGCGTCACGACAGATTGTCTCGTTTCCGTCAGAAACAAGTTTGGCAAGGAGGTTTGGAATTTCTACTGTAATTGCCTTAATGTTTGGGTGCGGGATAGGACAAAAGCCAAGTACTGACGCCTGATGACATTCCAAATGGACCGAGCAAAACAAGTTCTTATGTACAGTGACCGTTCTGGCGTTACTTTTCACCAATCATTTTTTCACTtctatttgtattgttttaaaagCCACTGGTGATGTCCACTCACCGGATTTGCGCAAACAACGGGCTGATCTTGGCCGAGGTGGACATCAGCTGCCCATGAACCGGAACAAAATAGCCGATACATTCATCCGTTCACTTTCCAACCCGCTTTTTCCTCGTTAGGGGTCGCGCTAGGGCCTATTTTGGGGtcagtatcgatatatcgaagGAAAATATGACGCATTTTCCAATGAAGTTTGAAAAACTTGTCTGACGGGTCATGTGACTCAGGGTACGACATTCCATAAGTGTCAACACAAAGCATAAAAACTTTCCTGCTAGACATCCTCAGCATCACTCGTCAAGACCGCAAAGGTAAGCGAGCATACGCTCAATTTGACGTCCTGCCTTtctcccccacccccacccgcgCACGTCCATTTCTATAAAGCCagttgaaaagttttttttagaaaagcaCCCAAATGTAAATCAGTAGAAAGAAACGCTGAAAAGTCATTCTTATGATCACGCAGATGTCTCGTCTTCACCTGTTGCTCGTCTTTTGCGGGATCGTCGCGCTGTCCCAAGCTGTAAGTCAATGTACGACCACAGGACTCTCctccatctttttgttttggcTCCCTAAACCGAACATtgtgctcttcttcttcttcatggtCTTCACATAAGTGTAGACAAGCGGAAAGTAGGTAGCGAGCCGTATTGAAAATCTTGCTTCCATTTGACGACAGAAATCATTTGATGGCCAACATTTATGTTGCAGCTACCGACTGTCCTCCGGGATGGACTCAGTTGGACCAGAATTGTTACGTCTACCAATGTGAGCCCCGGTCCTTCTTAGATGCCGAGGTACCAAAGACTGGTTTCCTGCCTGTTGACATTCCGGAGCGGATCAACTTAACGGCTTGAATCGTTTCTCTTGATTTGTTTCCCGTCAGAGCGTGTGCAACATTCTCGGGGGGAATTTGGTCTCCATCGGCAGCGCCAAGGAAAATGCCGTCGTTATTGAGCTGATTCGAGAgggggctggtgctatggtagACACCTGGATTGGACTGCATGATGCCATTCTGGTGAGATACCTTCTCATTGAATCATTTGTGTTCACTCGGTGTGCTTTGACAAGTACGTCGGTCGCCCACACCCGATTTTGTCAAGGAACCGTGGTTGTCTTAACACACGTCCTGTAGAGCGACATAGTGGAGCTTGAAGATTGGATGGAAACTGATCTTCAAATATCATAATGTTTGCCAAATAGGTCTTGGTCTCATGTGTTGTCAGTCTTTCCTTTGAAATGCAATATGACTTTATCTTACAGGAAGATGACTTTGTATGGACCGATGGCAGAATAGTTGATTTTAGAAATTTTGGTCCTAACCAACCCGACAACAATGCAGGAAATGAAGACTGTGTAGAGATTGAGGCAACTGGTTTGTATGCTTACAAATTCCAACATTGTAACAAAAAATGATGATgccattttttatatatatatatatattaatacacACATGATgtcaaatatattattatataaatatgtaATATATTCTATAAATCGATTATGACATTTGCACATTTAAAAGAAGCATAGAGCACACGTAACCCTGGTTTGTGCGTTCTCTAGCGGACCCGTTGTGGAATGACGACACCTGCACGGAAGAAAACACGTTTGTCTGCATCAAGCCTGTGGTGAAGAATTGCTGCCATTAACCAGGCATCTTCTTTCATTTTTGGAATCAAGCTAACTACCACATGATATCTGTGGTATCCTTCATGTTCGTTGCAGAATCATTCACTTTTTAACGATTGCCATCACGTAATCTTATTTGAACGGCTAACTTTGCTTTTCaatgaataaaaagaaattGCTGTGCTTAAAAATATGTTTGTCACTCATTATTGTATCTTTATAGACACTGTACCGATGGCaattgtaaatttcaaaatggaTTGATGCATACTCTAATACGCTGGATGGCGCTATTCCCTGCAAAATGGATTGATGCCGAGCGAGTGGCCTACATACTCTAATACGCTAGGTGGCGCCATTCCCTAATACGTTGGTGTGGATTCATTATTTCTATATTAAATAAccccaaaaaagaaacagcACCTACTACACATGATTCATTTCAGGgtgtattcattcatttaattttggcACTTTGGGTCCTCAATACAAATCGTATTATCCTTCAGTAATGTTTACCTCAAGTCCTGCGTCAATTTGTTGCCTCCATTTTTTCATGTTGTGAAAGCCGGCGACATATGTTTCCGTGTACCTGGGAGGAAGCTTTGAAAGGATGAATGGTTCCAAGGAGAGTCGACTACTTGTAGACCTAGTTTGAGTGTTTGGCAGAGAAAGGAAGAGAAAAACGGAAGCTCAACTGCACATTTGTTTGAGTGGAGAATGTTTTTGTCGTTGCTTTTAGTTTAGTTTTCTTCAGAATTTCTACTAATTAGATGAGGTGGCATGAAACATTGCAAACTGTATCGAGACTGTTGCTTCACCTGCTGGATCTTACACAACAAGCAACCTATATCAAATTTGTCATAACGTCCAAATCAGAACCAAAGTGTTTGGAACGTAAAAGGGACGTTGCTTATGTACTTTGAGGCAGTTTCAAAAAAGAATTGATGGCCAGCCAGCTGAGCCATTTGGAGCCACCATATACGGGACGACCTGTGTTCAACATTGTTAACAGAAATGTTGTTGTTGCTTGCTTGCCTGCCTTCTTCGCACACGACGTACAAATGTGACGTCAGAGTCGAGGAGCccccccacaaacacacacacaaagcacctCGGTGTTTTTGCTATAATTACCTCATTAGTGTTTTTGTTCTTTCACAGTACAAAGGGCAAGTCATTATTTGATGAGTCAAAAGGATAAAGCACTTCCAGTGACGACACTAATAGGTAGTTGGATGGTATGCTACAAGTCCAGTTGGTAAGCATGCTTTCCACTTAGGAGTGTCAATCTTTATAAAAGCATTTCACCTCAGGGCGACTGGCAGGAAAGTTTAAGAGGGCAAACATCCAAAACCTGACCTCCCTCacttcctgatttttttttttagggtgtcAGTAACTCAAACGGCATGGCTCGGCTTCAACTAAAGGGAGAAATCCAATTGATTTGCTCGTTGTAATGGGTCCTTGGTCCCAGGGCCACATCTAGTCATTCTAGAAGCACTGGAAGACATCTCAAGCTCACCGCTTTACTGTGTCCGTCGTTTCCAGAGATTGAAGGAACTGAACCATCAACCAAGCAAAGTTCTCTACACCgacaaaagatttctgaaacGCTCGTCCTTGAACAAGCAGAACTTTGCTCACAATTGTGAGAGCACTGCTTGACAAATGAGATTTCACCAGGCAtttctttgaggttctgatgcATCCAACAACGGAACATTTGGATCTCTCcgagttgtttggactacaaaagtctctcagtgttggggagcctgaggactggaTAAGGGCTTGCCTCCGAAGGTGATGGCGCTCAGAACACAGgcgggaagacgtggttcatgAATTATCTATCGTGTGTGTGATTCTTGGGAGACTGTGTGAATTGTGTGAAGGGTGTGAACGGTgcggttctgcaacagacagaaatacagcacgtaagtcaCACAACGCTccacttctgacgtcacacaacactggTAGacagcacgcacacaaacacacacacgacataACTGACTGGACGTAACTGTTCCGAGAAGCAGAAATGAAATACTCCagacaacacaccaaacatgcgTCATCGTAACTTTCCAACGTTCAACACCCAATATATATTGATTTTCAGCATCAACATGGGAACCTTTCTAACACTCGGAGTAATAAAGATGGCGGCTTAGCGAGCCAACCACTTTCTTTGGTACTCCCGCCTCAAAGGATGTGACGTAATACAGTAGTCCCCAAACTTTTtggcgccacggaccggttacgtatcagaaatattttcacggaccggccttcatataaagaaataatacatttatatgaaTGCATAactaataatatatttataataaatacaatgaaataaaatgatgcgACTGGCAtgaaaacaagtataaacgacatataaataaaactcaccatgacGTTGAATAGTGGGAGggctgagcttgtttctcacaaATCAAGCCGGCCGGGCGGGCAAGTGCTTAAAGTTGGTCTTTGAATGCAGagtgcttggtctccatgtgcccagaatttccaaacatctctgctTCTTGCTCcttttttgcttgcttcgcggCCTGGACTGAGGTGAcacgtcacgtgaccgagacgagcgtcttgacctgaaccgacggatgtcattgggagagaatcgccaatatttttcaaaataaattcttctactcatttttgctagctttgcgggctcgaccggggaaacatgtcacgtgaccgggatgaCCTTCTttcacctgaattaattgatcgtcgataaaaataaaataaaattaaatcctgtgcggcttggcagcccggtaccaagtcgttggggaccactgacgtAATAGAGAAAAAATACGTAATGGAAAATGGAGAAAACTGaacggagtaaaaaaaaaaaatagcccccAAACAGATCGTAAAAGTATCTCTGGAACACCTGGAAGGATAGATGACTATGATCTTGGTGGCTCCTagtgcacaataaaatgaataaaaaagcaaaaaaataaataaataagtggatTTTCTATGATAATGACACAATAGTCATGATAGTCCATTTTCACGAATAAACTcagtttatgtatttttttttacgcaTTGACGCGGCCAAAACGTCTTTTGGGGGTTGGGAACggtcataataaataaataaataaataaataaataaataaataaataaataccgtttttttccgtgtatagtgcgcccccatgtatagtacgcacccctaacaatggcatgctgatgctggaaaaaagcttgtacccatgtataatacgcacccaatttttatgaattttttttaattttttttttaatttttttttttttttttttttttttttaagtcccaaagatcgtcacacacgcagggaggcaatgggtcccatttttaaagtctttggtatggtcttaactaggctggatgtcattttttttgttggcgttgatttctccgactgcccctaaacgcaccaccgcgctccgtgcgcacacggcggctctgtatgggagagacgttgaagaggaataaaaacacccttggaaaccaaaacttgcccctcgtcgtgactcggagccgcaacaaatgtttcggatttgtgtagggtacattgtgacagacggcaaactagcaggtgatcgagcgagcgtctgatacaagagcattgcggtcgtatggagcgtgtttgaaatgaacagcagagacgaaaggaacaaggcaaagtgttgtgaaataaaatattacctgtaatacgcattttgttatttgctgattgaaactgctaattcaactgtgaattgaaactaataggtggagaactgaactctcgctctttatatagctgacgtgtcttgcgcaaccgttctgcgcatctgtaatggcggcctccgtatgacgtccggtccgcgatggagattaaaaaacaaacaatatttgacaataacacaccatcgaggattgcaccatcgcatcaaacgatgtgtcgtcaattatgaattttactaagtgtgttgggcaggatggctgaatgcgatgcgcgattgacaacaaacaagaagaaaggtgagttttatttcgggggagatttgtcatgtctcgtccccagttttgctatgtgtctaggttgccatagtttctgttcgtgtcaccccgctcttcctgtgtcacctcaatcgatgtaacgtgttttgtatttaagtcctgtctgcccctcgctcaccgttggatcattgcatgtgttactgtcattctgttcctgtctttggtaatgtcaccctgtctttttgttccacaactttgtcggtcagtcctgttgttggttttgttgtaccatgactttctttaaaaaaaaaaaaaaaaatttaaaaaaaaattttaaattttttttttgtacccatgtataatacgcaccccagattttaggacaataaattagtaaaatattgcgcactatacacggaaaaaaacggtaaataaataaataaataaataaataaataaataaataaataaataaataaataaataaataaataaataaataaataaatgcgtgCAACCTCTTTCAACAAAATTCAAACATCTCAATTAGCGTGTAGGTACTAACACCCTTACGAGCTTTTGCGATTGCTCATTGAATAGACAAGAATTTAAAAAGTAATTAAAGGTGACTATTGTCACTGCTAACCTTTTTAGCATCTCCCTACATTAGTAGGAAATCGTCTTTGTCTTTGAAGCTGTGACAACTGATGTGGAAATTGTTGAAGTCTGTCATCGAGACTTACGCAAGCAGACAGTTACTATGTAAACAAAACATTGGTTGCCGTTCATTTGGGACCATCGTGAGTCATAAGGTTGCTAGAAAGTGTACATCGTGTTTTTTCTCTTATTGGACTTGGGGCGAGGCTTAGGGTGAGGGTGTCCGCATGTGTagagcagtggcgtagccaggaatcttTCCaataggggcgcgcgcccacaggaaaaaaaaaaaaaatcgaacatcactcacgccgttcgctgatcgctaaaacaacatccgggtccgggaggcaaacggtgaatggagaacatcgcgcacatagaatagcgcaagcacattcgcgcaagaccgaaagaaaaaaacggcatgaaaatgaagaatcgaaaaagctcgatttttttcaagccCCGCCTCGGCTACGCCACTGGTATAGAGGATCAAAActgccaaaaacaaaaacgcaccaataaatggtgaaaaagacatttaaaacaaaTAGAAGAAtgcaattgaatttttttatgatcaaatcaacaaaaatgtatataattcaaaataaaagtttcaaattaaaaacaatcGAAATAAATGGACATAAATGGGGTAAGGTCAAATAACAAAGGCCCATTTGCTTAAAGCGG
This region of Syngnathus typhle isolate RoL2023-S1 ecotype Sweden linkage group LG2, RoL_Styp_1.0, whole genome shotgun sequence genomic DNA includes:
- the LOC133144593 gene encoding perlucin-like protein isoform X1 → MITQMSRLHLLLVFCGIVALSQACRQAETTDCPPGWTQLDQNCYVYQCEPRSFLDAESVCNILGGNLVSIGSAKENAVVIELIREGAGAMVDTWIGLHDAILEDDFVWTDGRIVDFRNFGPNQPDNNAGNEDCVEIEATADPLWNDDTCTEENTFVCIKPVVKNCCH
- the LOC133144593 gene encoding perlucin-like protein isoform X2, with product MITQMSRLHLLLVFCGIVALSQAVSQSTDCPPGWTQLDQNCYVYQCEPRSFLDAESVCNILGGNLVSIGSAKENAVVIELIREGAGAMVDTWIGLHDAILEDDFVWTDGRIVDFRNFGPNQPDNNAGNEDCVEIEATADPLWNDDTCTEENTFVCIKPVVKNCCH